The genomic stretch TACTTGTCCACTCAGAAACATTCCCAGCCATATTATAAAGGTTCAAGCCATTTGGAGCATAGGCGGTTGTAGTAACAGGGTAAAAACCACCGTCAGCCACAAGATTTCCACGCTTAGGCTTAAAGTTACCTAAGTAGCAACCAGAACTATTAAGCGCATAAGGCCCACCCCAAGGGTAAGTCATATTATCTTGACCACCTCTAGCAGCGTACTCCCATTCACCTTCGGTAGGTAGACGGAATTCATGTTCAATCATTTCACCTGAACTACCTAAATAGTCGTTTCGATATTTAGTACGCCAAATACAAAATGCTGTAGCCTGCTGCCAGTTTACACCCGCCACCGGATAGTCGTCATAAGCTGGGTGCCAAAAGTATCTGTCGTGCATTGGATCGTTGTAGCTGTATGTAAAGTCATGAACCCAAACTAAAGTGTCTGGATAAACGTTTACCACACCTTTTTCAAAGAATGAACTACGGTCAGAGATTTCCTTTGTGTCTTTGATGTAATCTCGGTAGGAGAAGTACTCTCCATCTTGATCCTCATCCTTGTAGTCATACATTACGCGATTACCACGCTGAGCCGCTTTTTGACGATTCAACGTAAAATATACATAGTTCAACTGACGGGCATCAATCATACTTCTTCCCAAAAACATTTCTTCTGGTGGTAAGTACATACTACGGATTATTTCCGTGTATTCTGCATCAGGATAGCGCTCGGTTCTCCATTCTAGGTAAGGCCCCCAATCAAGGCGTCTTTGCATAGAATCTGGATAGTTTAGAGAAACATATTCTTCGAAGAAGGTTGGATCCTCCATCTCAGCTGCATCAATAAGTTCATACCCCTCAACCAATCCATCCTCGCCTAGTCTAAATCGCAGAATCGAATCTCTAACCCAATTCACAAATTGACGATATTCATTATTAGTGATTTCAGTTTGATCCATCCAAAAGGAGGCTACCGATACCGTTTTGGTAGGCGAAACAAGGCTGTAAGGCACGTCTTGGTCTGCATTACCCATATTGTATGATCCTTGTGGAATGTATACCATTCCATAAGGTTCTGAAGGATACCAAGTAGGTCTATTTTGCACGCCTACTAATTCTCCTCTATCGTTGCTGCTGCATGACGCTAGTATAAAACTGGCACCCAACATCATGATTATGAGTTTCTTCATGTTATACGGTGTTAATTTCGTGTTGATTTTCAAATAGTTTCAATCAAGGCTGCTATATTACAAAAATCTTGGATTCTTGTAACTTCCCTTTTGTCTCGGTGGAATCTCTATCTTAAAGCAATAGCTTAAAAAGATTTCATGGCTCCCACCACCTTGCTGAGAAATGCCATTAATTCCTATATCATAAGAATAACCTGCTTTAAGTGACTCTGTAAACTGATAACCCACGTTCACCGCTACAGCTTCCGTGAGTCTATAAGTAACGCCTCCCCAGAATTTATTATTGTACACCCCCATCACGTTAACGTCAACTACGGATGAGGCACCGAAGTCTGACTTGAGTAAAAGACTCGGACGAAGGTCAATGTTAGAATTAGGAATGGCCCAGTTATAACCTCCCATAATATAATAATGTCTACGATTATAGAAATCTGTAATCGTAGAAAGGGTAGGGTTGAGTGCTGGGTTGACATTATTGTCAAGTTCGGTTGAACTCTGAGCTAAACGAGCCGAGGAAATGCCCGCCCACCATGTGTCATTTTCGTAATAAATACCCAAAGAGCCGTCAAAAGTAATGCCTTGAGTAATTGGAGCGGTAATACTGGGATCGAAACCAGTGGTGCCATCAGGAGCAACCCATTCCGCATTATTAACGCTTGATGTAAATAGTTCAAGGTTTAGTCCAAAACCTAAAGTTCCATTTGCTAATTCCATTTGATAGGCGTAACCAAGGCCAATATTAAAATTTTGGAAGTAACCAATCTGGTCATTAGAAACTTTAAGAGCCAAACCGCCATGAAGTTTTTTAATTGGAGCGTTAATATTTAAGTTTTGACTGGTAGGAGCACCTTCAAAACCTACCCATTGGCTTCTATGGAGCGCATTTACGCAAATGGCACCACCACTTCCAGCTACTGCAGGATTGTAGTATATTTTGTTGAACATGAATTGGGTGAACTGCAAATCTTGCTGACCTACAGCTAGATAAGAGATGCCCGTAAGCAACATTATGTAAATTTTCTTCATAGAGATTTGCTCCTTTTCTCAGTTTTTTCTCAGTCTTGGAACCACCAAAGATAAAATTTTGAACAAAAAAATGTTAGTTCAAGGTTAAATTTGCCGAAATTTCTTACTTCTTTTCGAAAATAATACGGGGCTAAAGTGCTTTTTTCATTGCATGCCACCACCTTAAAGGTGTCTCATTTTCGCAGGCCCTAATGTAATCAGAATGGCTACACGGAATTAATTTATGCCGTTCGTGCATAGTATTTCCTATCGCTGGCATTGGTACTTCGATCCACCAGCGGTCGCTTAAAGGGCTTTTGTAAAATACCAACTCGTGTTCTCCTTCGTCCATGAGTACGGTAAAACGCTGGTATTCATTTTTGCTAGCAAAGGGATAATCTCCCTTTCTGGAATTGTAACCTTCAATAAAGTACCAGATCATTTGAGCTACCAAATGTGAAGTCTGCCCATTATGGTCTTTAGATGGATTACAACCGTAAATTCCAAAGGAACTTACTTTATCACTTATTCCTGAATACCTGCTTATTGCACAAGCTTCTTCTCCTGAAAAACCGTTTGGTGATGCATTTAGGTTTCCAGGTGCATCCGGTTGTCTCACGGCAGAGAGATCGAAAGTTACAATATCAGCATCTCGGAGTATAGGCTCAGTTTCAGTTATGTTATTCTTAAAATAACCTAATCGATTGACATCAAAATACATTTTTTCCATCAGGTCTATTTCTTCCTGATTGGCAAAATAGGTTTGATAACCGATGTTACTATAATTAAAAAGTATGTAAGGCTTCTTTAAAATAACGTGACTTAGGAAGTTTTCCTCATTTAAATCTTGCTCCTGCTCGCCTAAGTCAAATCGCGAATCAATACTCACCAAGTTTACTGTTTGCTCTAAGCGGTCATATGCGCGATAGTTTCCATAAGTAATGTCTTGGCTGCCTCCTATTATTATAGGTGTAATGCCTTCCTTTAATAATAGATAGCAAACCTCGCGAAGACCTTCGTACGTATCGGTGATGGTTTCCCCAGGGTAAAGATTTCCCAAATCCACTATTGGAACATTCCATTTGCCGCAATAGAGACTGTATAAATATCTGCGTACTTCATCGGGTGCAGATTTACAGCCTTGATTATTCAGCGAGCCACGATCTTCTATAACCCCGATGATAGCCATTTTTACGCCATCAAGTTCTGGTATACCCTGTACTTCGAGGTGTACCTGAAGATTGGAAGCTAAACTCTGTGGGTGCCAATCTTTATGTTGTGGATTGGCAATGCTATCCCTTACGGGAGCGAGGAAGTCCTCTAAATTCATTTCTTGGCTCTACTTTTCTTAGGTGCTGCTTTGGTTTTAGCTTTTGGCTTGGCTTTCTTTTTTGGAGCATTCTTTTCAATAATGCTTTCTGCTTCTTCTAAAGTAAACGCGGCTGCATCAGTCGTTTTTGGTAGCTCAACTTTAACTTTTCCCTTGATAAGGTTAAAACGTCCCCAGCGTGCTTTTTCTAGGCGTATGCCTGCATCTTCCCAGTTGTGGATTACCTTTTCGCGTTCCTTTTTCTTTTTGTCTTCAATCAGCTCTTCAATGTTGGCTTGAGTAAGATTATCAAAATCATACTTCTTGTTTACATTAATAAAGATGCCGTTCCATTTAATGAAAGGGCCAAAACGACCTACGCCTTTTTGTACAGGAAGATTTTCATATTCTGCAATTGGAGCATCCGCTTTTTCTTTGGCCACAATTAATTCAATAGCTCTGTCCAAAGTTGTATCCATTGGGTTTTCCCCTTTGTCAAGCGAAATAAATTTATCCCCAAACTTTACGTAAGGACCAAAACGCCCCACATTCGCCTGAATTTCTTCTCCTTTATATTCACCCAACGTGCGAGGAAGTTGGAACAAATCCATTGCTTCGTCAAAGGTGATAGTGTCAATAGACTGAGTTTTTTGAAGGCTGGCGAATTTTGGCTTTTCCTCATTATCAGCTTCACCAATTTGAACCATTGGTCCAAAACGGCCGATACGGGCATAAACATTTTTACCACTTTCAGGATCTTGACCAAGCAGTCTTTCGCCAGAAGCACGCTCTGAGTTTTCTTCAACATCTTTTAAGTGCGGATGGAAATCTGAATAAAATTCATCAATCATCTGCGCCCACTTTTCATTACCAGATGCAATTTCGTCAAACTGAGCCTCCACCTTAGCAGTAAAGTTGTAGTCCAATACTTTTTTGAAATGCTCCACCAAAAAGTCATTTACCACAGATCCGATATCTGTAGGCATCAACTTATTTTTATCGGCACCCGTGGTTTCACTAAGTGTTTTTTCGGCAATTTTAGAATCCTTAAGAATAAGTTGAGTGTAGTTTCTTTTCGTGCCTTCCAAGTCCGATTTCTGAATGTACTCTCTCTTTTGGATAGTACTAATAGTAGGGGCATATGTAGATGGACGGCCAATACCTAGTTCTTCTAATTTCTTTACCAAACTTGCTTCAGTAAAGCGTGGAGGGTGCTGGGTGAATCTTTGAGTGGCGATAATATTATCATTATCTAAACTTTCACCTTTACTCATGGCAGGAAGCATTCCTTCTTGCTCTTCCACATCTTCATCATCGGTGCCTTCAAGATATACTTTAAGGAAACCTTCAAACTTTATAACCTCACCACGAGCTACAAATTCCAGCTTT from Owenweeksia hongkongensis DSM 17368 encodes the following:
- a CDS encoding gliding motility-associated lipoprotein, translated to MKKLIIMMLGASFILASCSSNDRGELVGVQNRPTWYPSEPYGMVYIPQGSYNMGNADQDVPYSLVSPTKTVSVASFWMDQTEITNNEYRQFVNWVRDSILRFRLGEDGLVEGYELIDAAEMEDPTFFEEYVSLNYPDSMQRRLDWGPYLEWRTERYPDAEYTEIIRSMYLPPEEMFLGRSMIDARQLNYVYFTLNRQKAAQRGNRVMYDYKDEDQDGEYFSYRDYIKDTKEISDRSSFFEKGVVNVYPDTLVWVHDFTYSYNDPMHDRYFWHPAYDDYPVAGVNWQQATAFCIWRTKYRNDYLGSSGEMIEHEFRLPTEGEWEYAARGGQDNMTYPWGGPYALNSSGCYLGNFKPKRGNLVADGGFYPVTTTAYAPNGLNLYNMAGNVSEWTSTAFDAASYYYISDISPNFEYNARDTDEETLKRKVIRGGSWKDVAYFMQVSSRDYEYQDTGKSYIGFRTVQSFMGRDLKDF
- a CDS encoding formimidoylglutamase; translation: MNLEDFLAPVRDSIANPQHKDWHPQSLASNLQVHLEVQGIPELDGVKMAIIGVIEDRGSLNNQGCKSAPDEVRRYLYSLYCGKWNVPIVDLGNLYPGETITDTYEGLREVCYLLLKEGITPIIIGGSQDITYGNYRAYDRLEQTVNLVSIDSRFDLGEQEQDLNEENFLSHVILKKPYILFNYSNIGYQTYFANQEEIDLMEKMYFDVNRLGYFKNNITETEPILRDADIVTFDLSAVRQPDAPGNLNASPNGFSGEEACAISRYSGISDKVSSFGIYGCNPSKDHNGQTSHLVAQMIWYFIEGYNSRKGDYPFASKNEYQRFTVLMDEGEHELVFYKSPLSDRWWIEVPMPAIGNTMHERHKLIPCSHSDYIRACENETPLRWWHAMKKAL
- a CDS encoding PorP/SprF family type IX secretion system membrane protein; translation: MKKIYIMLLTGISYLAVGQQDLQFTQFMFNKIYYNPAVAGSGGAICVNALHRSQWVGFEGAPTSQNLNINAPIKKLHGGLALKVSNDQIGYFQNFNIGLGYAYQMELANGTLGFGLNLELFTSSVNNAEWVAPDGTTGFDPSITAPITQGITFDGSLGIYYENDTWWAGISSARLAQSSTELDNNVNPALNPTLSTITDFYNRRHYYIMGGYNWAIPNSNIDLRPSLLLKSDFGASSVVDVNVMGVYNNKFWGGVTYRLTEAVAVNVGYQFTESLKAGYSYDIGINGISQQGGGSHEIFLSYCFKIEIPPRQKGSYKNPRFL
- the topA gene encoding type I DNA topoisomerase, which gives rise to MPKNLVIVESPAKAKTIEKYLGKDYQVESSYGHIRDLVKKDMGIDVENNFAPSYAISSDKKEVVKKLKALAKKADTVWLASDEDREGEAIAWHLAEALGLNTLTTNRIVFHEITKGAIERAIQNPRTIDQNLVDAQQARRILDRLVGYELSPVLWKKVRAGLSAGRVQSVAVRLIVEREREIQNFESTSYFRVAAIFSNKEGKSFKAELNKRFDTEKEAKDFLEKCKSYKFSIGDIDTKPAKKSPAAPFTTSTLQQEAARKLYFNVGQTMSVAQRLYESGQITYMRTDSVNLSDEAMSLAENEIKKSYGKEYAKRRKYSNKSKGAQEAHEAIRPTDMSKHSGGADDQQRKLYDLIWKRTLASQMSDAQLERTVLKIETPEEKLEFVARGEVIKFEGFLKVYLEGTDDEDVEEQEGMLPAMSKGESLDNDNIIATQRFTQHPPRFTEASLVKKLEELGIGRPSTYAPTISTIQKREYIQKSDLEGTKRNYTQLILKDSKIAEKTLSETTGADKNKLMPTDIGSVVNDFLVEHFKKVLDYNFTAKVEAQFDEIASGNEKWAQMIDEFYSDFHPHLKDVEENSERASGERLLGQDPESGKNVYARIGRFGPMVQIGEADNEEKPKFASLQKTQSIDTITFDEAMDLFQLPRTLGEYKGEEIQANVGRFGPYVKFGDKFISLDKGENPMDTTLDRAIELIVAKEKADAPIAEYENLPVQKGVGRFGPFIKWNGIFINVNKKYDFDNLTQANIEELIEDKKKKEREKVIHNWEDAGIRLEKARWGRFNLIKGKVKVELPKTTDAAAFTLEEAESIIEKNAPKKKAKPKAKTKAAPKKSRAKK